A genomic region of Runella rosea contains the following coding sequences:
- a CDS encoding RluA family pseudouridine synthase: MPKERPSKPPLLLTVTETAELMAFLVAKLPHKNRNNIKTLLRDRHILVEGRVQTKYNYSLQPNQRVEVRWTQGSKESIYRGLTILFEDAHLIVIEKQEGLLSISANNKESQTAYNTLSAHVKKQNPANKIFIVHRLDRDTSGVMVFAKSERVKALLQESWEPTTKERTYIAVAEKPFKELSGTITSYLNESKALIMYSSQNPAQGQLAITHYEVLKQNADFSLLKVNLETGRKNQIRVHLQDLGHSIVGDKKYGAVTNPIARLGLHAWVLAFVHPITHEKLRFETTIPKKFLELFPR; this comes from the coding sequence ATGCCCAAAGAAAGACCCTCGAAACCGCCGCTCCTATTGACCGTCACCGAAACCGCCGAATTGATGGCGTTTCTGGTGGCAAAACTTCCCCATAAAAACCGCAACAACATCAAAACGCTGCTGCGCGACCGGCATATTTTGGTCGAAGGCCGGGTACAGACGAAGTACAATTATTCATTGCAACCCAATCAACGCGTGGAAGTACGCTGGACCCAAGGTTCTAAAGAAAGCATATATCGCGGCCTAACGATTTTGTTTGAAGATGCGCATTTGATTGTCATTGAAAAACAGGAAGGTCTCCTTTCCATTTCGGCCAACAATAAGGAATCCCAAACAGCTTACAACACGCTGAGTGCGCACGTCAAGAAGCAAAATCCCGCCAACAAAATCTTCATCGTTCACCGCCTCGACCGCGACACGTCGGGCGTGATGGTATTTGCCAAAAGTGAAAGGGTGAAGGCATTGTTGCAAGAAAGCTGGGAGCCTACCACCAAAGAGCGCACCTACATCGCCGTGGCCGAAAAGCCTTTCAAAGAGCTCTCGGGCACCATCACGTCGTATCTGAATGAAAGCAAGGCGCTCATTATGTATTCGAGTCAAAACCCCGCTCAGGGGCAATTGGCAATCACGCATTATGAAGTGTTGAAGCAAAATGCCGATTTTTCGTTGTTGAAAGTCAACCTCGAAACGGGGCGTAAAAATCAGATTCGGGTCCATTTACAAGACTTAGGACATTCTATTGTTGGTGATAAAAAATACGGGGCCGTCACGAACCCCATCGCCCGCTTGGGCCTACACGCGTGGGTTTTGGCCTTTGTTCATCCAATAACTCACGAAAAACTTCGTTTTGAAACTACGATTCCAAAAAAGTTTTTGGAATTATTTCCCCGATAA
- a CDS encoding family 78 glycoside hydrolase catalytic domain, protein MSPNSGFYRFIFLLCWCFCAKVNFAQKQPTQPNIIFILTDDHRAGALGYTGNPYAHTPEMDKLAQTGVYFKKALVTTPICAASRASILSAMQERAHRYTFQTGNIKQEYMENAYPKVLKEAGYYTGFYGKFGVNYDRKDQLFHVYEDYDRNNRYTDKRGYFFKTLGKDTVHLTRYTGQKAIDFIENAPTDKPFCLSLSFSAPHAHDGAPDQYFYDEQTAHLLENVTIAPPLLGEDKYFNQQPEKVKAGFSRLRWTWRFDTPEKYQRMVKGYYRMIAGIDLEIAKIREELKKKNLDKNTIIILMGDNGYMLGERQLADKWLMYDNSIRVPLIIYDPRKEKHQDSDEMALNIDVPATILDMAGVKRPKNYHGKSLMPLVNQTARSMQRDTVLIEHLWEFENIPPSEGIRTNEWKYFRYVNDKTLEELYNLKADPNEITNLVRDEKYRQVLNNLRQKTEQLIQQHRDANACQPTGLMVEFIRQPATVLLKDNTPEFGWVVPKEAVFQSSYQLLVASSKTNIDHNIGDVWNTGQVRGNHSSNVAYQGKPLQPGVTYFWKVRIWDTDNRTGDYSEPQAFRVGPPDNSISTTNIFQVDKKKPTKFIKTAPGSYFIDFGKAAFANLELNYTAKKNQTLIVRLGEQLENGKINRKPMGSIRYQEVKVEVTKGKKTYRLNIKPDERNTKSSAGAVVMPDSFPVLLPFRYCEIDNVTENLTANDLTQLAYFSYFEEDQSRFKSSDTTLNQVWELCKYTIKASSFSGFYLDGDRERIPYEADAYLNQLSHYATDREYGIARKTIEYFMEHPTWPTEWQLHVALMFYQDYMYTGNTELIAKYYEPLKYKTLMELAREDGLISSSSPKNTPEFMQKLGFKDPKIQLKDIVDWPPAQKDTGWKLATAEGERDGYVFTPINTMVNCFFYKNMEIMAEFARILHKSEDERQFQTLAIKAKNSINEKLFNPKTGAYIDGEGTDHSSLHANMMALAFGITPDIHKKSVAAFIKSRGMACSVYGSQYLLEALYNANEADYALQLMTATHDRSWWNMIKIGSTMTLEAWDTKYKPNLDWNHAWGAAPANIVARNMWGIQPKTAGGSIMHIKPQLGTLSSSEITVPIMKGLIKASYQRKSRIRQEYTFELPANVSAELELKFSPEDTILLNGTKADTSFGTLRLSPGINTVVLNVNTF, encoded by the coding sequence ATGTCCCCAAACAGCGGATTTTACCGATTTATTTTTCTCTTATGCTGGTGTTTTTGTGCGAAGGTAAATTTTGCACAAAAACAACCAACCCAACCCAACATCATCTTTATCCTGACCGACGACCACCGAGCCGGAGCGTTGGGTTACACCGGCAACCCGTATGCGCACACACCCGAAATGGATAAATTGGCACAAACGGGGGTCTATTTTAAGAAAGCACTGGTAACCACTCCGATCTGTGCCGCGAGCCGAGCCAGTATTTTGAGTGCTATGCAGGAGCGCGCCCACCGCTACACGTTTCAGACCGGCAATATCAAGCAGGAATACATGGAAAATGCCTATCCCAAAGTACTGAAAGAGGCCGGCTATTACACGGGCTTTTACGGGAAATTCGGGGTAAATTATGACCGAAAAGACCAGTTATTCCACGTGTATGAAGACTATGATCGTAATAACCGATACACTGATAAACGGGGCTATTTCTTCAAAACTCTGGGCAAAGATACCGTACATTTGACCCGCTATACGGGCCAAAAAGCCATTGATTTTATCGAAAACGCCCCCACCGACAAGCCCTTTTGCTTATCGCTGAGCTTCTCGGCACCCCATGCCCACGACGGTGCTCCTGACCAATATTTTTACGATGAACAAACAGCGCATTTACTTGAAAATGTCACCATCGCTCCCCCGCTTTTGGGCGAAGACAAGTACTTTAACCAACAGCCCGAAAAAGTAAAAGCGGGCTTCAGCCGCCTGCGCTGGACGTGGCGATTTGATACGCCCGAAAAATACCAACGCATGGTCAAGGGCTATTACCGCATGATTGCAGGGATTGATTTAGAAATCGCCAAAATTCGGGAAGAGCTAAAAAAGAAAAACCTTGACAAAAATACCATCATCATTTTGATGGGCGACAACGGCTACATGCTTGGCGAAAGGCAATTGGCCGACAAGTGGCTGATGTACGACAATTCCATTCGAGTACCGCTGATTATCTACGACCCAAGGAAGGAGAAGCACCAAGATAGTGACGAAATGGCCCTGAACATTGACGTTCCGGCCACGATTTTGGACATGGCAGGGGTAAAACGACCGAAAAATTATCACGGAAAAAGTTTGATGCCGTTGGTCAATCAGACGGCCCGAAGTATGCAGCGCGACACGGTGTTGATCGAGCACCTCTGGGAATTTGAAAACATTCCACCGAGCGAAGGTATACGCACCAACGAGTGGAAATATTTTCGGTATGTCAACGACAAAACCCTCGAAGAACTCTACAACCTCAAAGCCGACCCCAACGAAATCACCAACTTGGTTCGGGATGAAAAATACCGGCAGGTGTTGAACAACCTGCGGCAAAAAACGGAACAACTCATTCAACAACACCGAGATGCCAATGCCTGTCAACCGACGGGTTTGATGGTGGAGTTTATCCGCCAACCCGCTACCGTTTTGTTGAAAGATAATACCCCCGAATTTGGCTGGGTGGTACCGAAAGAAGCTGTGTTTCAGTCATCCTACCAACTTCTGGTCGCTTCTTCTAAAACCAATATCGACCATAACATCGGCGATGTATGGAACACGGGACAGGTGCGCGGAAACCATTCCTCCAATGTAGCTTACCAAGGCAAACCCTTACAACCAGGCGTGACCTACTTTTGGAAAGTGAGGATTTGGGACACCGACAATCGCACGGGCGATTATTCTGAGCCACAGGCCTTTCGGGTGGGGCCACCAGACAATTCCATCTCAACAACCAATATTTTTCAGGTGGATAAAAAGAAGCCGACGAAATTCATCAAAACGGCTCCGGGCAGTTACTTTATTGATTTTGGGAAAGCAGCCTTTGCGAATCTAGAACTCAATTATACCGCCAAAAAGAACCAAACCCTCATTGTGCGGCTGGGCGAGCAACTCGAAAACGGGAAAATAAACCGAAAACCCATGGGCAGTATTCGGTACCAAGAGGTGAAAGTGGAAGTAACCAAAGGCAAAAAAACCTACCGGCTCAACATCAAACCCGACGAAAGAAACACCAAATCAAGCGCCGGCGCGGTGGTAATGCCCGATTCGTTTCCCGTTTTATTGCCGTTTCGCTATTGTGAAATAGACAATGTCACCGAAAATCTGACTGCCAACGACCTGACGCAATTGGCGTATTTCAGTTATTTTGAAGAAGACCAAAGTCGTTTCAAAAGCTCAGACACCACCCTCAATCAGGTCTGGGAGTTGTGCAAATATACCATCAAAGCTAGTTCATTTTCAGGATTTTATCTCGATGGCGACCGGGAGCGCATTCCGTACGAAGCCGATGCGTACCTCAATCAACTAAGCCACTACGCTACCGACCGCGAATACGGCATTGCCCGCAAAACCATTGAGTATTTTATGGAGCACCCCACCTGGCCTACCGAATGGCAACTCCACGTGGCGCTGATGTTTTACCAAGACTATATGTACACGGGTAACACCGAATTGATTGCTAAATACTACGAACCCCTGAAGTACAAAACCCTCATGGAACTTGCCCGTGAGGATGGTTTGATCAGCTCGTCGTCACCCAAAAACACGCCTGAGTTCATGCAAAAACTGGGTTTTAAAGACCCTAAGATTCAGCTGAAAGACATCGTAGATTGGCCACCGGCCCAAAAAGATACGGGTTGGAAATTGGCCACCGCCGAAGGCGAACGCGATGGATATGTTTTTACACCCATCAATACAATGGTAAACTGTTTCTTTTACAAAAACATGGAGATTATGGCCGAATTTGCGCGTATTCTCCACAAATCGGAGGATGAGCGGCAGTTTCAGACCTTGGCGATAAAAGCCAAAAATTCCATTAATGAAAAATTATTTAACCCAAAAACGGGAGCATACATTGACGGAGAAGGCACCGACCATTCCTCGCTGCACGCCAACATGATGGCGTTGGCGTTTGGCATTACGCCCGACATCCACAAAAAATCGGTCGCCGCTTTTATCAAATCCCGAGGCATGGCATGCAGCGTCTATGGCTCGCAATATTTACTGGAAGCCCTCTACAACGCCAACGAAGCCGACTATGCCCTGCAACTCATGACCGCCACCCACGACCGAAGCTGGTGGAACATGATAAAGATCGGCTCGACCATGACGCTGGAGGCGTGGGATACCAAATACAAGCCCAACCTCGACTGGAACCACGCCTGGGGAGCAGCCCCCGCCAATATTGTTGCCCGCAATATGTGGGGCATACAACCCAAAACAGCGGGCGGAAGCATCATGCACATCAAACCGCAATTAGGCACGCTTTCGTCTTCCGAAATCACTGTACCCATTATGAAAGGACTTATCAAGGCATCCTATCAGCGCAAAAGCAGGATTCGTCAGGAATACACGTTTGAACTGCCCGCCAATGTATCGGCAGAATTGGAATTAAAGTTTTCCCCCGAAGACACGATTCTTCTGAACGGAACAAAAGCAGATACTTCTTTCGGAACCCTCCGACTATCGCCAGGCATCAATACGGTTGTGTTAAATGTCAATACGTTTTGA